One Bradysia coprophila strain Holo2 unplaced genomic scaffold, BU_Bcop_v1 contig_476, whole genome shotgun sequence genomic region harbors:
- the LOC119082638 gene encoding beta-1,4-N-acetylgalactosaminyltransferase bre-4-like isoform X2, translating to MANCGRSYFIKAALLAGTLLVLLNLYNYRLESNTTPASMSSAHGSFAQQWPKRTRSSFSISHFTHRSTTNSSHSTDNTTNVAHSSDSATFSTTNTSNLNDAKNKVILESDISLVKLNSSKSNESLEMSAMTSRASTDNLDSVDNSTKSQFVQKIMSTLGLNHCPPIPPDLVGSIEVNTTLENMKIIESRFIRKLLPGGWYKPKECKAKDRVAIIIPYRDRPQHLPIFLANIHPFLMKQQIEYGIFLIEQVSDGGLFNRAALMNVGFVEAQKLADWDCFIFHDIDLLPMDDRNLYNCPDQPRHMSVAVDTMGFKLPYSSIFGGVSAMTKKQFQKVNGFSNGFWGWGGEDDDMSNRLKHVGFHIARYPINIARYTMLNHRKEKANPKRYEKLVTGAKKYDVEGLNSLEYKIHYLEKKILYTWVLVEIKQDSGS from the exons ATGGCTAATTGTGGTCGCTCGTACTTCATCAAGGCTGCGCTGCTGGCCGGCACATTGCTGGTGCTGTTAAATCTGTACAATTACCGGCTCGAATCAAATACAACACCAGCATCAATGTCATCAGCACATGGAAG TTTCGCACAGCAATGGCCGAAACGAACACGATCAAGTTTCTCAATTTCACATTTCACTCATCGGTCGACGACAAACAGCAGTCATTCGACCGACAACACCACTAATGTCGCACATAGCAGCGACAGTGCAACATTCTCTACAACCAATACTTCCAATCTAAACGATGCAAAAAACAAAGTGATATTAGAGAGCGATATCTCATTAGTTAAGTTGAATAGTTCTAAGTCAAATGAATCACTTGAAATGTCCGCCATGACTTCGAGAGCAAGCACTGACAATTTGGATAGTGTCGACAATTCGACAAAGTCTCAGTTCGTGCAGAAGATAATGTCAACGCTTGGTCTGAACCACTGTCCTCCAATTCCACCAGATTTAG TTGGAAGCATCGAAGTGAACACAACActcgaaaatatgaaaattattgaatctcGCTTCATTCGAAAATTGCTGCCTGGTGGCTGGTACAAACCGAAGGAGTGTAAAGCAAAGGATCGCGTTGCAATCATAATTCCGTACCGCGATCGACCTCAACATCTGCCCATTTTTCTCGCCAACATTCATCCGTTCCTGATGAAACAGCAGATCGAATatggaatatttttgattgaacaGGTCAGCGATGGCGGACTGTTCAATCGGGCAGCTTTGATGAATGTTGGTTTCGTCGAAGCACAAAAACTGGCCGACTGGGATTGCTTCATATTCCATGACATTGATTTACTTCCGATGGACGATAGGAATTTATATAATTGCCCCGATCAGCCGAGGCACATGTCGGTGGCCGTGGACACCATGGGATTTAA ATTGCCATACAGTTCCATTTTCGGTGGTGTCTCGGCTATGACAAAGAAACAGTTCCAAAAAGTGAACGGATTCTCCAATGGGTTTTGGGGCTGGGGTGGTGAAGATGATGATATGAGTAATCG atTGAAGCATGTGGGTTTCCACATTGCACGGTATCCAATAAATATCGCAAGGTATACGATGCTGAACCATCGGAAGGAGAAGGCGAATCCTAAGAG ATACGAGAAGTTGGTAACCGGAGCCAAAAAATACGACGTGGAAGGTTTAAATTCACTCGAATATAAAATCCACTACTTAGAAAAGAAGATTCTTTACACATGGGTGCTTGTCGAAATTAAGCAGGATTCG GGCAGCTGA
- the LOC119082638 gene encoding beta-1,4-N-acetylgalactosaminyltransferase bre-4-like isoform X1, with protein MVARLLKCSFPRKHPQNNAVLKGQSNGPDHFKFPMANCGRSYFIKAALLAGTLLVLLNLYNYRLESNTTPASMSSAHGSFAQQWPKRTRSSFSISHFTHRSTTNSSHSTDNTTNVAHSSDSATFSTTNTSNLNDAKNKVILESDISLVKLNSSKSNESLEMSAMTSRASTDNLDSVDNSTKSQFVQKIMSTLGLNHCPPIPPDLVGSIEVNTTLENMKIIESRFIRKLLPGGWYKPKECKAKDRVAIIIPYRDRPQHLPIFLANIHPFLMKQQIEYGIFLIEQVSDGGLFNRAALMNVGFVEAQKLADWDCFIFHDIDLLPMDDRNLYNCPDQPRHMSVAVDTMGFKLPYSSIFGGVSAMTKKQFQKVNGFSNGFWGWGGEDDDMSNRLKHVGFHIARYPINIARYTMLNHRKEKANPKRYEKLVTGAKKYDVEGLNSLEYKIHYLEKKILYTWVLVEIKQDSGS; from the exons ATG GTGGCTCGATTACTTAAATGTTCCTTCCCGCGAAAACATCCACAAAATAATGCTGTGTTGAAAGGTCAATCTAATGGACCGgatcattttaaatttccgATGGCTAATTGTGGTCGCTCGTACTTCATCAAGGCTGCGCTGCTGGCCGGCACATTGCTGGTGCTGTTAAATCTGTACAATTACCGGCTCGAATCAAATACAACACCAGCATCAATGTCATCAGCACATGGAAG TTTCGCACAGCAATGGCCGAAACGAACACGATCAAGTTTCTCAATTTCACATTTCACTCATCGGTCGACGACAAACAGCAGTCATTCGACCGACAACACCACTAATGTCGCACATAGCAGCGACAGTGCAACATTCTCTACAACCAATACTTCCAATCTAAACGATGCAAAAAACAAAGTGATATTAGAGAGCGATATCTCATTAGTTAAGTTGAATAGTTCTAAGTCAAATGAATCACTTGAAATGTCCGCCATGACTTCGAGAGCAAGCACTGACAATTTGGATAGTGTCGACAATTCGACAAAGTCTCAGTTCGTGCAGAAGATAATGTCAACGCTTGGTCTGAACCACTGTCCTCCAATTCCACCAGATTTAG TTGGAAGCATCGAAGTGAACACAACActcgaaaatatgaaaattattgaatctcGCTTCATTCGAAAATTGCTGCCTGGTGGCTGGTACAAACCGAAGGAGTGTAAAGCAAAGGATCGCGTTGCAATCATAATTCCGTACCGCGATCGACCTCAACATCTGCCCATTTTTCTCGCCAACATTCATCCGTTCCTGATGAAACAGCAGATCGAATatggaatatttttgattgaacaGGTCAGCGATGGCGGACTGTTCAATCGGGCAGCTTTGATGAATGTTGGTTTCGTCGAAGCACAAAAACTGGCCGACTGGGATTGCTTCATATTCCATGACATTGATTTACTTCCGATGGACGATAGGAATTTATATAATTGCCCCGATCAGCCGAGGCACATGTCGGTGGCCGTGGACACCATGGGATTTAA ATTGCCATACAGTTCCATTTTCGGTGGTGTCTCGGCTATGACAAAGAAACAGTTCCAAAAAGTGAACGGATTCTCCAATGGGTTTTGGGGCTGGGGTGGTGAAGATGATGATATGAGTAATCG atTGAAGCATGTGGGTTTCCACATTGCACGGTATCCAATAAATATCGCAAGGTATACGATGCTGAACCATCGGAAGGAGAAGGCGAATCCTAAGAG ATACGAGAAGTTGGTAACCGGAGCCAAAAAATACGACGTGGAAGGTTTAAATTCACTCGAATATAAAATCCACTACTTAGAAAAGAAGATTCTTTACACATGGGTGCTTGTCGAAATTAAGCAGGATTCG GGCAGCTGA